A stretch of DNA from Cheilinus undulatus linkage group 7, ASM1832078v1, whole genome shotgun sequence:
ccagtgactgtgcaagaaggagactattgagagaggccaccaagacacctatgactactctgaaggagttacaagcttcagcagctgagatgggagagactctgcacaccGCAACTGTTACCCAGGTAcatcaccagtcaaagctttggtagcatggcaaagagaaagccactgttaaggaaaactcagattaaaccCCGATTAGAGTTCACCAAACGGCATTTGCACAAAagttctgatgagaccaaaatggtgcttttggaCCATTAGGTAAACACCAAAccctgcacatcatcacaaacacaccatgccCACTGTgtagcatggtggtggcagcattatgctgtggggatgcctctcagcagtCGACCCCAGAAGGCGTGTAAAGgaggagggtaaaatgaatgtggcaaaatataggaagaTCCTGAAGAACAGTCTTACCAAATCTGCAAGAGGACTATGACGTGAGAGATTATTTGTTTTCCAGCTAGACACTGACCTTAAGCACACAGTTAGAGCTACAACTGAAATAGTTTGAAGTCTGAAGACAACAAGATAAATTTGATTTATATAGGCACTGCAGGACaataatttgaaatgtgaacttTTGGGTTTGTTTGCTCTGTAAACATATTAAAAtctatttagttttttaaataatttatgttgatgtacagtgatccctgctgtgACTCCTTtctgtgtttggtggattgttgtttttgatgtgagacacttATGCACCATGGGCAAAGTTATCCACTGCATTAGTGAGTTCCCACCTGTGAAACAAAATGGGCTTCAAGTAAGGGTGGTGCTTGTATATCATTAGAGAGCGTCTCCTGGCTTTTAATTTGTCTCTCTGCTTCATCTTTGCTAGAGGCCACCCCATTGTGttgagtttaaaagtaaaaaaataatgagaatatatttatatttatccaCTGTAGTGTTAAGGCCAGAGACTCTTATTAGGTGttaaaacattaacaaacaTAAACCCTGGATGGTGTAAACTTTCAACACTATACACTAGTGCTGAGAAAATTGAACCCTGAAAATTGTTGGCCGATGTTGAATGTAATTATCGAAAGAGGTGCTGCAACTCTGTCACAGTGTAAAAAAACGTCTAACGTAGTTTCAACTaaatgtagtgtggaccaatacAGACACTTTTggagtgttaaatttaactctaaaggatttaaattaacactgtcttTATTTCTGTGCAGATCTCCATCAACCAGGTTGCTAAGGTAAccgctgttttgggatgtgatgtgggaTCAGTCCCTGATTCTGTGCTACTGACCATCCATCATGTGTTGTCAAAGCCAAACGACTGGCCAGTTTCATGTTGTTGACTGAAAGTTTGAAGCATAGGTATAGACAGCATGGCCTACAGACACTATATTTAACTGACAACAGTTTCGTAGGTGTCCAATTCTTCTACTTGAAGGGTGTCACGTAATGTAGATCTTAATCAAAACTGAGCAGTCGTATAAACATGAGAGACACGGTCATATAAATTGTAAGCCACTAAATAAAATTTCACTAAGAATATCTAAGAAACCACCGGTAACACGGCGTTCTGAGTACCTTCAAACTCCTCGTTGAGTACATAGCATATAATCAGCAGCATCAGCTGTTGTTCAGTATAAACTGTGAAGTTCCTGTTTTACACAGCTTTCACGAGGCACTTCAATGCAACGCACGACTCCATCGCCAGAACTACATCCGGGTCATTCAGGAGTTTCACATGTCAGTTGGTTCAGCTGTTCAGACTTCCCTGCATGTGAAGAAGGTCCAGCAGCCTCTCTGGGTTTAAATTCAGCTTTCGAGGAGAGACATGGTAACTAAATTCACTGGCGTGTACTCACCaggatttcttttattttcgCAGTCTTGCTGTTTTCTTTGTACTAGCGTCTCTAAAATTACCAGGAGGTAATGCTAACAAGCTAGCTCCGCCTGCAGCAGCACTGACAGGTGGTGTGGAGTTAAGCTAAATTTAGCACCATAGTCATTCGCGAAGTTTCATTCATTTTGCAGGGATTTTAATAGAACTTTGGTTATAGATTGTAGGATTCAGTACTGTCAAAACAAgtttgttttgccctttttagcATTATTTGGCGTTTACAGGGACCTGTAATCCACGAACTTCCCTTTTATTCGCAAAAATGTCTTGAAACTTGGAGTCTTTCATGCTGATTCGTATTGAATGTTGTTCTAACTCACAGTCATAGTTGCAGCCATGGCACAGCTGCTCTTAGCGCAACGAAAATGCACCGTTTACCTGTCTCCTTGTCCAGCATGTGAGTCTCTGAGTTTGCTCTATCTCTTAACCATGTGTGATTTTGCTCTGACAGGCGCTGATGGGGATTCAGCTGGTGGTCAGCTTGCTGGCCGCCAGCATAATGCAGAGGATGGCTCCGCATTGCTCCTTTGCGCGCTGGCTTCTCTGTAATGGCAGGTATTGTCAGCCCATATAATTATGTGAGGTGTTAAAAGTACACAAAATGCAGTGTGCAACATCTTATATTCTTATTCCTGTCATTCCTTTCAGTTTGTTTCGGTTCAAACACCCGTCAGAAGGAGAGCTGTGTGCATTGGCTGGGAAACAAAtgccaaaacaaaacaggagagACAGGTGGGTGTCGGGGGATGGTTGGAGACTACAGAGAGGAGTCATGTAAAAGAAACCTAAGGAACCTTTGTTTTACATTACTGTACACGGTTTGTTTTATCATAAGGAGACAAAATGGGGAGAACAAGCCTCTGACTGTGCCCAAGGACATTGACCTTCACCTGGAGAAAGCTCCTGTCAACACCATTGATGCCCTtggtaaaataaacattctTTAATCTGCACCACTTTGATGCTGATGCTCAAAACCCACAGTAAACTCATCTTACATGTTCCTGTTGTGCCTAGATCAAAACAATCATtgtaaaaaacattgttttaataGGTACAACTCAAAAGAATTTAAcgtttttatcttgtttttattttcagtgctgCGTTTTTTCCTGGAGTACcagtggctgatagattttgcAGTTTATGCAATGGGTGTCTACCTGTTCACTGAGTGCTACTACAATGTAGTAGATGCCAGAAAAGAGGTCAATATTGGAGCTATCTGGTGTGTCCTGACTGTGCTCTTTGGTCTGTATCCTTTAACTGTTAAATCACTCTCTGAGAAATCTGTAAGCATGAGTATCAATCCTATGAAAATACTTAATTCAAAGTTGTACACTTTTACCTATCTTGTATTAATTAACAACCTACTTTTATCAATAttgttaaaactttttttgtggaTGTCCTGCCTCGGGTAAGGAATCCTCCCCATCAATTATGATTTTAATCTACAATATAAAATTTTGCCTGATTTGATGAGATATGTGATaatacttgaaaaatgtaaaatctatTACGTAGTACTAACTGCTTTTGTCTAAAGTTGTACTATATAGACTTTGCATAATCTGTATAAACTCAATTGGCCTTATGATAGTATATTCAGAGTGTAATAGTAGACGGATGacagtttttcctctttgtgATTTTGATTTAACCATCAACCCTCAGAAAGACCCTTCACACCCTGATGAGCCACTACTTCCGCTCTGAAGAGGGTGGCGAACGCTCTGTATGTCTGGCCTTCGGTTTTCTGTCTCTGCTTGTGGCTATGCTGGTTCTTGTAGTCAGGGAGGAATACTTGGAGTTTGGCCTGGAGTCTGGCTTTTCCAGCCTCTTTGACAACTTGGAAATCTTTGCAAAACAGCAAGGCTATGCTGACTGGTCGTAAGTGTTGGTCTCTTCTAAAATAACTTGTAACTGAAATACtactttgtcacttttaaatgaTCAATGATAATGTAATAGTGAATTAAACTGCATCTTGACTTAAGAGATAACATTATAAGTAGTACATAAGAGCCAGTGGTAGACTTTTCTAGACATATCTATGCCTGTTTCCAGGTGACATTTTCTCACTGTTTTAACTCACTTCAGGATCCCGGTGACCAAGCTGACAGTGAAGCTCGGCCTGGCTGCTGTCTGTGCTTATATTGGATCTCTTCTGGCCTTCCCTGGCCTGCGACTGGCTCAGACTCATCTAGATGCTGTGCAGATGAACTCAGACCGCCCACTCATCCAGTGAGAACTGATATATTTAGGTTTACAAGTAACATACTGTCTACATCCTCATGAACAGTGTTGCTTTAGtatttttccttaaatttcTGCAGGATTCTGCTGCACATGGGTTTCTTGTCTCCCATTTTTGTATTGGTTCTTTGGGTGAAACCCATTGCAAGAGACTTTCTGGCAAATGCCCCAATGGGGAAGACCTCTGTCACAATGTGAGTGCAcatgaatattttcttttttcatcaactaatctctgaattctgaagATTTAAATAACGATCAGTGATGCAATTTCCCAGCAACTTACCCTGTCCTGACACTTTGTGGTTGTCTCTTATTTCTGTCTGCAGAGTTCCAAGCGCTGTGTTTGACAGCATGCGCCTTTGGATCATTGTGGTTTTATGTTTGTTGAGGCTAGCGCTGACCCGTTACCACCTGCAGGCCTACCTCAACCTGGCTCAGAAGTGGGTTGAGCAGATGAAGAAGGAGGCGGGTCGCATTGCTGCAATTGACATTCAGAGAAAGGTCAGGCTTGAATTTTAGCCCAAGACTTTtaaattcaaactttttaaatcaagacATGATGTACagaataaaatgcatttcaagTGTAAACTGTGAACCAATGTGTTGTGTTTCAGGTCACTCGTATCTTTTGCTACCTGACAGTTGTTACTCTACAGTACCTGATTCCTATTCTTCTCATCCTCTTCTCCACGCTGTCACTCAAGGCATTAGGTAAGGTAAAAAGACCGTCATCACAGTATCATTATTTGATTATGAATCCATACATTTAAGTGTTTGTttaagtgtttgtttgtttcggCAAGCATTTGAATTTAGATTTAGTTATAAATAGTTATAAAACATTGGTGTAAATATTAACTAACTATACTTAACTATAACTACTTTGTTATATGAAATTGATATATAATATAGTTAATGCTATCCTTAAGATATAGAAATTCAAACTTGTCAACACTATTAAAAAatatagtcctgcatcatctagcagtataaatatctttgtgtaagctgaagatgaggatttccCCCTTTGCTGTGataaaaaggggaaacaaaGAAATCAATACAGAGTAAAGGGACTACAGTAGTTTATATTTGACATTATATTAGTTTGTATATCATTACTTAATGTCAGGGTGTTTGTGTAGGGAGACTATGGGAGAAAAGAGGTCCTCATGCCCAGCTTTAAGGACTGGTCATCATTCTAAATGAAACTAAGACACTCCTTAGACACACGACTACATGTAGATTCCAGCAGTAGCATCAACAggcttgttttgtttcatgttagCTGTGCTATCACTATAATGTCTGTGAGCTCACAGATTCGTTGTGCTGTCTGAGTATTTTACTCTGGtgtggcatatcttgcaaacaACTTGACTCTTGTTTAAGTTAgtactgtctttaatgttttagaagccaaaataagtccacacatCCCTtctgaatgcagcagaagctgctcTGCTGGATAAGCGATTGGCTCACTCAGGCCAGAAGGCTAGCATGATCTCATTGTCTAAAAAGAGGAGAAGAGTGAAACGGCTGAATGTCTGCTGCCAACTACCGGTTGGAGGTGGAAATTACATCACAAAACTACCACAttaacaaagtaaattattaatttatgAGATACCTATTCAGCATTTTGAGATGTTGATACAGTATCTCGCCGCCCTATAACAGGAAAGACACTCAAGCAGAGGCACCAGACTCACGTTTACAACTATCTGCCAAAGTCATGCTGGATTGGATAGGGACGGGGGGGGTAGGAGAAACGCAGGAATAGAGAAGGGATGAAGTAAGAGGGACAAGAGAAGTCATGAGGAATGATTGCACTGAAAATTTTAATACGGCTGTCAAAATTTTCAGTACTTGTATAGTCTTAAATTCCACTTGATTTAAATGTGCAATACATTAATCCCACTGCTAGGAGTCTCTtgataaaaacatctttgctCTTTACTGTTTTTGAGCTGAAGACTTAAACACAAAAAGAGGGAGGAAAGCTGCTTAAGAgtagctttttttgtttgctgtgCTGGATATTGGCAAAGCTTTTTTGGACTGAACCAGGATGGGctttttaataccttttaaAACGATGCAGTCTCTgttattttctacatttaaatttattcaTGAATACTAGAGGGAAAAAGGCAagtgacagagaggaaaagaagagaaagggCACTGCTGATAAAAATGACGTCGTAAAACAGAAATGTGACATTATGTTCTGACTGCTTTACAGCAGTTTTGCTCTGAAGaacttaaaaatacatcaaCATCAGCACAAACCTGCACTTCGTTAGTGTTTGTTGACAGAGCACAGGAGAGGGACAGCAGTGTCAACTAGATGCTGCTTTCCTTCAGTCCTGACTTGTTGACTCTCAACAGGAATCTTCACACTGTTGCACTATGATAAACACACATACAAGGtttaaaacagtaacaaaagtagaaaatacAGACGGAGAGTGAaatcttttcatgttttaacacTACAGTACAGTGTCTTACTTTTTCTAACTTAAGtagtaaaatttaaatattgtcTGACTTGTAGGGGACTTCTCCTGGGGCCCTGGTGCAGATGACACCCCTGGGGTGACACCTGCTCTGGTGATGCCGACAGCAGCACCTGTGCTGCCCGGCAGTCTtgatgaagatgaggagggGGTGGACGACATGGAAGAGGACATCCAGGCAACAGTAGCACACCTGTCAGAGGTCTTCACGGCGCTGCGGTCTGTCCTTACTCCACTTTTCTTCAGAGGTTTCTTTGCCTTCCTCACCTGGTGGGTGGCTGCCTGCCAGGTCATCAGCTCTCTTTTTGGCATCTACTTCCACCAGTACCTTATGCAGAACTAACCGAGGAAAACAGTGACATACTGTTCGACCTGCACTGCAATCCCAGCTGCCAGCTGTTGTTACACTGTTGAAAAGGATAGCTGCAGGCAGCGAAGGGGAACTTCATTAAAACAGACAATGAGAGGCAGAACGCACCTTGGTTTTCCTGTAACAGAAGTTCTGATGAAGTTTGCTTAAGATTCAGATTGGTGACTGTCTGTCCATTTCAAAAGCCTATTGGTTACTTTTCTTGCTCCTATGACTTTTAATGACCAGCAGGCTACTGGTATCAATAATACAAATATACAGAGAGCACTGGAGGCTGTATCACAAAGCATGTTTGACTTAGTCTGACTCTCTTTGGGTGCTTTCACGTCACTGCGCCAAATATTGGTCATTCTTCTCATTTTAGAAGCTGGTTTTGCAAATTCAGCGTCATGTTATCATACATTCAGAGTGGGACAACAAGCTTAAGGATCAGACACAGTAATATAATCATAACTAAGTGTAAGGATTCCAGGAGATCAAggattttacctttttttaaatgtttggcaTTGTAGTGAAGAGACTTATtttagtgcttttttttttttttttaaaaatgggtacTTAATATTAAGTGACACACTTGTGGCTTAAAAAGAGGACACGATAAGCCTACTGAACTTATTTACATGCAGTCCTATGATGTTAATTAGTTTGTTGTTCAAAAGTAGTTAAACAGaattaaatctgtcaaaatggaCAGAATCCTTGAAATTGGGTGTTTCGAATGAAAAAGGGTAACATGAAGTTAGATTAGATAATCTGATCTGTTGATCTGATCTGGAGAAAACCTTTATTCTGAGTTGATCAAAACTCATTAATAGGATTAGGATGACTTTTATGccccaaaaatcaaaatcttaTGATCTGATCCCAGCAGAGGGCTGAATTCACACAGGGAAACAAATGTCAGAGAACTTATAAAGctgaatacatttttactgaAAAGGTGAAATTTTaagctttgtaaaaaaaattgtgccaGAATGTTGTTTTGTGTAATTTGTGTGTAAAGTAGTTTTATAGAAATAATGGATTTTATCCCCATAAACAAATTTGACCTAACAGTGACTCAGATCAGTGGtccccaaacttttttttgcgcCACAGACTGATTTCATGACCGACAACACTTTCATGGACCATCCATCAATGTGTGGGGGATAAATACACAGAAATCAAATGCTACAAATGGCATAAAACAAAGTGCTTAAAAAAACTGAACCTCTTAAAGTTGAATAATGCGTTAGAATCACCTCTCACTGTAAAGCCATAATTTAAGTAGCACTCCTGATAATGTCTTTTAAATGTAGCCTTTGTTTTCTTGGCAGTCGTAGGCTTTACTTCTGTTTCCTCTTCAAGCCTCATTCCCTTTACAAAGAAGCTCTCcaacagtgtttgttttttactcgTTTTAGCTAGCTTGTGGGCTTAATTTTTGGGTCTCATGTGACCAAGACAAGTGTCTAGGTTCATGTCAGTATGTCAAAAGGTGGACGACATAACGCAAGGGATTTTggtaatttttcaaaataaaacctctTTCAGACTCTGAAAGtcaataaaatggaaaattaaataaatcattttttctttctctgtggcTTGGCACCAAATAACAGACTGGTACCGCTCCTCAGCCTGGTGGTTGAGGACTGCTGATTTAGAtggtttttctgtttgtgtgtctgtttgccCCCACTGGACAAAGTGTGTAATGTAAAGTCTcctaaaatgtttgataatctTTCAGAGCCTGTATTTGGATGAGGTTGATCTTATTCGGTGTGATATACCTTGGAGTGATCCGCATCCTCTGGATAATTCTGATCTGGATTAAGCCTTTAGACCAGCCGAGTCCTGCAGTAAACCACGTGTAACTACACTGATCCACCTGATTCAAAGGGATCCAGCTTCTcgataaagaaaaacaagtcaAGCCCAAGGATTATCAGCCAACCCTTGCTTTGTCTTGCCAAGTCTTTCTTTGTGATACAGTCTCAAATCATCCTCTGAATACTCAGCTAAATATTTTTCTGTAACTTTTCAGATGAATCAAACCAGTGTTATCTGACTTGTT
This window harbors:
- the tmem161a gene encoding transmembrane protein 161A is translated as MALMGIQLVVSLLAASIMQRMAPHCSFARWLLCNGSLFRFKHPSEGELCALAGKQMPKQNRRDRRQNGENKPLTVPKDIDLHLEKAPVNTIDALVLRFFLEYQWLIDFAVYAMGVYLFTECYYNVVDARKEVNIGAIWCVLTVLFGLKTLHTLMSHYFRSEEGGERSVCLAFGFLSLLVAMLVLVVREEYLEFGLESGFSSLFDNLEIFAKQQGYADWSIPVTKLTVKLGLAAVCAYIGSLLAFPGLRLAQTHLDAVQMNSDRPLIQILLHMGFLSPIFVLVLWVKPIARDFLANAPMGKTSVTIVPSAVFDSMRLWIIVVLCLLRLALTRYHLQAYLNLAQKWVEQMKKEAGRIAAIDIQRKVTRIFCYLTVVTLQYLIPILLILFSTLSLKALGDFSWGPGADDTPGVTPALVMPTAAPVLPGSLDEDEEGVDDMEEDIQATVAHLSEVFTALRSVLTPLFFRGFFAFLTWWVAACQVISSLFGIYFHQYLMQN